Proteins from a genomic interval of uncultured Desulfuromusa sp.:
- a CDS encoding LysE family translocator: MIDQFWTFFIAITLLTLFPGVDSLLVVRNTSRGGWKDGIATSTGICSGLFVHAMVSALGISALLLQSAIAFNGLKLIGGGYLLWLGCCSLWHAVRRKKMDVLEWQPTIPRKFQLSRSLREGFVCNVFNPKTLLFYMAFLPQFIDPSRSAILQSLFMAMVHFCIAMVYQGILAILVCQISDWFKNHSLGRLLEGLAGAILISFGLRIFWERRI, encoded by the coding sequence ATGATTGATCAATTCTGGACTTTTTTTATTGCCATTACATTGTTGACATTATTTCCCGGTGTCGATTCTCTGTTGGTTGTCAGAAATACTTCCCGAGGTGGCTGGAAAGATGGAATTGCTACCAGCACCGGGATTTGTTCCGGTCTATTTGTTCACGCTATGGTCTCTGCTTTAGGGATTTCGGCTCTCCTGTTGCAATCAGCTATTGCCTTCAATGGTCTTAAATTGATTGGTGGCGGCTATTTGCTGTGGTTGGGGTGTTGCAGTTTATGGCATGCCGTACGCAGGAAAAAGATGGATGTGCTGGAATGGCAACCGACAATTCCCCGCAAGTTTCAACTGTCACGATCCTTGCGGGAAGGGTTTGTTTGTAATGTCTTTAACCCTAAAACACTTCTATTCTATATGGCTTTTCTGCCCCAGTTTATTGATCCAAGTCGTTCAGCAATATTACAATCTTTGTTTATGGCGATGGTCCATTTTTGTATTGCAATGGTCTACCAGGGAATACTGGCAATATTGGTCTGCCAGATTAGCGATTGGTTTAAGAATCATTCGTTAGGTCGCCTGCTGGAGGGTTTGGCCGGAGCCATTCTGATTTCTTTCGGGCTGCGAATCTTTTGGGAAAGACGGATATGA
- a CDS encoding MFS transporter, with translation MLKLPFHYGWLIVITGTLTLFSCLGLARFAFGMLLPNMRDGLGLAYDQMGYLGTGNFAGYLFSVAITPTVLKIFRPRITISTALLLIAISLVGMSQSDTFLQLLILYALTGVGSGLANISTMVLIAHWFRREKRGLAAGLMVFGNGVGIIFSGLMIPLLNQNYAAHGWRVSWLLLAGITILISILAAFLVRNNPESLGLEPVGSKIPFSEKELCSSGTTHNGRVLVSLGLLYMAFGATYMVYGTFVVTSMVEEYGFSEVVAGRFWSWVGFFSLFSGIIFGTLSDRIGRKSGLIAVFSVQTLAYLLAGSGSVPLALLLSVFLYGIAVWAIPAIMTAAVGDYLGVTRAAAGFSFITFFFAAGQTIGPAFAGLMAEHYGSFSPAFLLSALVTAVAILFALSLPQPSGH, from the coding sequence GTGCTAAAATTACCTTTTCATTACGGTTGGCTTATCGTCATCACCGGTACCCTGACGTTGTTTTCCTGCCTTGGCTTGGCACGTTTTGCTTTTGGCATGTTACTTCCCAATATGCGCGACGGGCTTGGTCTGGCCTATGATCAGATGGGCTATTTGGGAACCGGGAACTTTGCCGGCTATCTTTTTTCGGTCGCTATCACTCCGACAGTCTTGAAAATTTTTCGTCCGCGAATCACTATCAGTACTGCTTTGCTGCTGATCGCTATTTCCCTGGTGGGGATGTCTCAGTCCGATACTTTCCTGCAATTGTTGATACTTTATGCCCTGACGGGGGTTGGTAGTGGTTTGGCAAATATCTCTACCATGGTTCTTATTGCCCACTGGTTCCGACGTGAAAAGCGTGGTTTGGCCGCAGGATTGATGGTTTTTGGAAATGGTGTTGGCATTATCTTTTCCGGGTTGATGATTCCACTCCTCAATCAGAATTACGCCGCTCATGGCTGGCGTGTCAGTTGGTTGCTGTTGGCCGGCATTACGATACTTATCAGTATTCTTGCTGCATTTCTGGTCAGGAATAATCCTGAATCTCTCGGTTTGGAACCTGTGGGTTCTAAAATCCCATTTTCTGAGAAGGAGCTGTGCTCTTCCGGCACCACCCACAATGGCCGGGTTCTTGTTTCTCTCGGGCTGCTTTATATGGCTTTTGGTGCGACCTATATGGTCTATGGAACATTTGTTGTTACCAGTATGGTTGAAGAATACGGGTTCAGCGAGGTGGTTGCAGGTCGGTTCTGGTCTTGGGTCGGTTTTTTCAGCCTGTTTTCCGGAATTATCTTTGGAACCCTTTCAGATCGGATTGGCCGTAAAAGTGGACTGATCGCTGTTTTTTCTGTTCAAACCCTTGCGTACCTTCTGGCAGGTTCAGGTTCGGTCCCCTTGGCCTTATTACTGTCGGTTTTTTTGTATGGAATTGCGGTGTGGGCGATACCGGCGATCATGACGGCTGCAGTCGGCGACTATCTGGGAGTGACCAGAGCTGCTGCCGGATTTTCCTTCATCACGTTCTTTTTTGCAGCCGGTCAAACGATTGGACCGGCTTTTGCCGGGCTGATGGCTGAACATTATGGGAGCTTTTCCCCCGCATTTCTGTTGTCGGCCCTGGTGACGGCAGTCGCGATATTGTTTGCGTTGAGCTTACCGCAACCCTCAGGACATTAG
- a CDS encoding AI-2E family transporter yields MPDINDSHRVWNCNLLIRIDNYGLAENSNIRALFAPVDFTDCLFLLDPVVYFFEGNKINRTLSIFIVYLLIFALIFLLLFIIGPPNWKGMAQALKADFPRYIERAIEYLNSLLTVAQEHFPFIIHYNIAERISSASQSFLGIILKETPRSAMRIGSLLLLVPLFSFFFLRDSRRIVRGLISLAPNRYFEMVLDIYANVSWQLSHFIRGRILEALIIGIVVWMGLSLTDIRYASALAIIAGVSNLIPYIGPILGMIPGVVIALVDLGMGGQFWWILCVYLLIAQIIIDNFILIPILISKVSNLHPLWVILAIVMGGKLYGILGMIIGVPIASIINIVIIAIHQHRKTFNPYQRYFTSRGKLL; encoded by the coding sequence ATACCTGATATTAACGACAGCCATCGCGTCTGGAATTGCAATTTACTCATCCGCATCGACAATTACGGTCTTGCTGAAAACAGCAACATCCGGGCTCTTTTTGCCCCTGTTGATTTCACTGATTGTCTCTTTCTTCTTGATCCGGTTGTCTATTTTTTTGAAGGTAACAAAATCAATCGGACTTTAAGTATTTTCATTGTCTACCTGTTGATATTTGCACTCATTTTCCTCCTTCTGTTCATTATTGGGCCACCCAACTGGAAAGGAATGGCTCAAGCCCTCAAAGCAGACTTTCCACGTTATATTGAGCGAGCTATAGAATACCTGAATAGTTTATTAACGGTTGCCCAGGAACATTTTCCCTTTATTATCCATTATAATATTGCCGAGCGCATAAGTTCAGCATCACAGTCATTTTTGGGGATTATCCTTAAAGAAACTCCGCGCTCAGCCATGCGTATTGGGAGTCTCCTACTGCTTGTTCCTTTATTCTCTTTCTTTTTCTTACGAGATAGCCGCAGAATTGTTCGGGGGCTGATTTCTTTGGCGCCAAACCGTTATTTTGAAATGGTTCTTGATATTTATGCAAATGTCAGTTGGCAGCTATCTCATTTTATTCGTGGAAGAATACTGGAAGCACTGATTATCGGGATCGTTGTATGGATGGGGCTGTCACTGACCGATATCCGCTACGCATCAGCTCTGGCAATCATTGCAGGTGTCAGCAATTTAATCCCCTATATCGGACCGATCCTCGGCATGATTCCCGGAGTGGTCATAGCTCTGGTTGACCTTGGGATGGGAGGACAGTTCTGGTGGATTCTTTGTGTTTATCTGCTTATTGCCCAGATTATCATCGATAATTTCATTCTCATCCCGATCCTCATTTCCAAGGTTTCCAACCTTCACCCTCTCTGGGTTATTTTGGCTATTGTTATGGGCGGGAAACTCTACGGGATATTAGGGATGATTATCGGGGTCCCAATTGCCAGCATCATCAATATCGTTATTATCGCGATCCATCAACACCGAAAAACCTTCAACCCCTATCAACGCTATTTTACCAGCCGAGGAAAACTGCTCTGA
- a CDS encoding GIY-YIG nuclease family protein gives MFSKDDEVLYVGKAKLLRNRLRSYFSARGDGRLHIPLLMEKVQRIEVIITDTEKEALLLENTLIKKYRPHYNIDLRDDKTYVSVRIDLNDPFPMMQVVRQVKNDGAHYFGPYSSASAIRETLKEIYRIFLCGILLLRVVVNGVALVYFIKLGNAVPLSWEDQSRRLSQTG, from the coding sequence ATGTTTAGTAAAGACGATGAGGTTCTTTATGTCGGAAAGGCCAAACTATTGCGCAATCGTTTGCGCAGTTATTTTTCAGCTCGTGGTGATGGTCGCTTGCATATTCCCCTCCTGATGGAAAAGGTGCAGAGGATTGAGGTGATTATTACCGATACGGAAAAAGAGGCTTTGCTACTTGAGAACACTCTGATAAAGAAATATCGTCCGCACTACAATATTGATTTACGTGATGATAAGACCTATGTCTCTGTCAGGATTGACCTCAACGACCCCTTTCCCATGATGCAGGTGGTGCGACAGGTAAAGAATGATGGTGCTCACTACTTTGGACCATACTCCTCGGCTTCAGCTATTCGGGAAACACTCAAGGAAATTTATCGCATTTTCCTTTGCGGCATTCTTCTATTGCGCGTTGTCGTAAACGGGGTCGCCCTTGTCTATTTCATCAAATTGGGCAATGCAGTGCCCTTGTCATGGGAAGATCAGTCAAGGCGATTATCGCAAACTGGTTAG
- a CDS encoding UvrB/UvrC motif-containing protein produces MPSYSSGWGVAAEEMRFEDAARLRDQINAIEKSIEKQKVTEYGGGNQDVIGLHEDGGEVEVTLLFVRHGRLIGRRSYPLEWKLDLPELLSSFLQEYYSRQVILPINCYSLFP; encoded by the coding sequence TTGCCCAGTTACAGCAGCGGATGGGGAGTTGCTGCAGAAGAAATGCGTTTTGAGGATGCAGCACGGTTACGTGACCAGATTAATGCCATTGAGAAGAGCATCGAAAAACAAAAAGTTACTGAATATGGAGGTGGCAATCAAGATGTGATCGGGTTGCATGAGGATGGTGGCGAGGTTGAGGTAACGTTGCTTTTTGTCCGTCACGGGAGATTGATTGGCCGACGGAGCTATCCTCTTGAATGGAAACTGGATTTGCCGGAATTGCTCAGTAGTTTTTTACAGGAATACTACTCTCGGCAGGTTATTCTCCCGATCAACTGTTACTCCCTTTTTCCTTAG
- a CDS encoding helix-hairpin-helix domain-containing protein, giving the protein MRLLAPQRGEKKRLCQMAQRNAAESYRQRGQRKQAREGLLEELRVKFHLPCLPARIECYDISNVQGNQSVGSMVVLLHGEPAKAEYRRFKIKTVEGADDYASLLEVLRRRLSRGVKEGVLPDMILIDGGKGQLGVLTMVLDEFNLQSSIGAVGIAKSRVMANVRGKAVERSEERFFLPGRKNPVSFRHGSASLFLLQRLRDEAHRFAITYHRKLRNKASLRSSLEDIPGVGPSRRKALLKHFGSLKKIRSASLEQLQQMPGMPAGLAETIFRVLQEK; this is encoded by the coding sequence GTGCGATTGCTGGCGCCGCAACGTGGTGAAAAAAAACGTCTCTGTCAAATGGCACAACGAAACGCCGCAGAATCATACCGTCAGAGAGGTCAACGAAAGCAAGCTCGTGAAGGGTTGCTTGAAGAATTGCGAGTCAAATTTCATCTCCCTTGTCTGCCGGCACGGATTGAGTGTTACGATATTTCAAATGTTCAGGGAAATCAATCGGTTGGTAGTATGGTTGTCTTGCTTCATGGTGAGCCTGCCAAAGCAGAATATCGGCGTTTCAAAATTAAAACAGTCGAAGGAGCGGATGATTATGCATCTTTGCTGGAGGTCTTAAGACGACGCTTGTCGCGGGGCGTTAAGGAAGGCGTTCTCCCTGACATGATTTTAATCGATGGAGGTAAAGGGCAGCTGGGAGTGTTAACCATGGTGCTGGATGAATTTAATTTGCAGAGCAGCATTGGAGCTGTCGGCATTGCTAAAAGCCGGGTGATGGCCAATGTCCGGGGTAAGGCCGTTGAACGTAGTGAAGAACGGTTTTTCCTTCCGGGACGGAAAAATCCGGTGAGCTTCCGGCATGGATCGGCGAGTTTATTTCTATTACAAAGATTGCGTGACGAGGCCCACCGTTTTGCCATTACTTACCATCGCAAGTTACGGAATAAAGCCAGCTTGCGCTCTTCGTTGGAAGATATTCCCGGTGTAGGACCCAGTCGTCGCAAGGCATTATTGAAACATTTTGGAAGTCTGAAAAAAATCCGTTCTGCTTCACTGGAGCAATTACAGCAGATGCCCGGGATGCCTGCAGGGTTAGCAGAGACGATTTTTCGGGTTTTACAGGAGAAATGA
- a CDS encoding methyl-accepting chemotaxis protein, translating into MSFGNFKISTKIYLVITLIIFIFILAISWVYIGYRNQIFKTAELKLKAAVETAVGIIDHNSQLASEGILTVEQAQNNAKETIKNLRLEQGKLYFWINDTQPRMIMHPIKPALDGNDLSRSADPTGKHLFVEMVKETEQTGSGFVNYMWEKPGKTKPQPKLSFVKRTKNWNWIVGCGVYMDDLESKINTIFYSILTMILLVISVSIATAYILARSLSQPIKKTVHMIDEIEKGHYQIRLDLQRKDEIGHLGEAMDNLNNNFETVLLPTLNRLAAGDITFNPVPRDDNDGTRMALKKVSDNLNATMQQIQRAGEQITSASEQIADSSQTLSEGATESAASLEEISSSLNEMSSQTKLNADNASQVNDLSSEAKLATEEGKTRMGQMVSAMGEISEAGQSINKIIKVIDEIAFQTNLLALNAAVEAARAGQHGKGFAVVAEEVRNLAARSAKAASETAELIEGSVQKTKNGELIANQTAESLESVYGSVLKVSVLAEEIAAASNEQAEGIGQINEGLGQIDQAIQQNTATAEESAAAAEELSSQAAELLNMLKGFKLRGQSQQFENPVPLSRPAIQKKPNSSWGQPAPQKPQQTIALDDDEFGKF; encoded by the coding sequence ATGTCTTTTGGAAATTTTAAAATCAGCACAAAAATTTATCTGGTCATCACGCTGATTATCTTTATTTTTATTCTCGCAATCAGTTGGGTTTATATAGGCTATCGAAACCAAATTTTCAAGACAGCCGAATTAAAGCTCAAAGCAGCGGTTGAAACCGCCGTGGGCATTATTGATCATAACAGTCAACTCGCAAGCGAAGGAATACTCACAGTTGAACAAGCTCAAAACAACGCCAAAGAAACAATTAAAAACTTACGCCTTGAACAAGGTAAACTCTACTTCTGGATCAATGACACTCAACCCAGAATGATCATGCACCCGATCAAACCGGCACTCGACGGAAACGACTTGTCCCGGTCGGCCGACCCAACCGGAAAACATCTATTCGTTGAAATGGTTAAAGAGACGGAACAAACAGGATCGGGCTTTGTCAATTACATGTGGGAAAAACCAGGCAAGACAAAACCGCAGCCAAAGTTATCGTTTGTCAAGAGAACCAAGAACTGGAACTGGATTGTCGGTTGTGGCGTTTATATGGATGACTTGGAAAGTAAAATCAACACAATATTTTATTCAATATTGACAATGATTTTATTGGTGATTTCAGTTTCTATCGCAACGGCATATATTCTAGCACGCTCTCTGTCACAGCCAATAAAGAAAACCGTCCACATGATCGACGAAATTGAAAAGGGGCACTACCAAATTCGTCTTGATTTGCAAAGAAAAGATGAGATCGGTCACCTTGGGGAAGCGATGGATAATTTGAACAACAATTTTGAAACCGTTCTCTTACCCACCTTAAATCGCCTCGCTGCCGGTGATATCACCTTTAATCCTGTTCCGAGAGATGACAACGACGGAACCCGCATGGCATTAAAAAAAGTCAGTGACAATCTTAATGCAACAATGCAACAAATACAAAGAGCCGGCGAACAAATCACATCTGCCAGTGAACAAATAGCTGATTCAAGTCAAACTCTTTCAGAGGGGGCAACAGAATCAGCAGCATCACTGGAAGAAATTTCCAGCTCTCTCAATGAAATGTCGAGCCAGACAAAACTCAATGCAGATAATGCCAGCCAGGTGAATGACCTTTCAAGTGAAGCAAAACTGGCCACGGAAGAGGGCAAAACAAGAATGGGACAGATGGTTTCTGCAATGGGTGAGATCAGTGAAGCAGGACAAAGCATCAACAAAATAATTAAAGTTATTGACGAGATCGCCTTTCAGACCAACCTGCTCGCACTCAATGCTGCCGTTGAGGCGGCTCGCGCTGGGCAACATGGTAAAGGATTCGCTGTTGTCGCAGAAGAGGTCCGAAACCTCGCGGCCCGTAGCGCTAAAGCCGCCTCAGAGACTGCTGAACTGATTGAAGGTTCCGTACAAAAAACCAAGAATGGCGAGCTGATTGCCAATCAGACGGCTGAATCTCTGGAATCCGTATATGGCAGTGTGTTAAAGGTTTCCGTATTAGCTGAAGAGATTGCTGCAGCTTCAAACGAACAAGCCGAGGGGATTGGGCAGATCAACGAAGGGCTGGGGCAGATTGATCAAGCCATCCAGCAGAATACAGCGACAGCAGAAGAAAGTGCCGCAGCCGCTGAAGAGTTATCCAGTCAGGCCGCTGAACTCCTCAACATGCTGAAGGGTTTTAAATTAAGAGGACAAAGTCAGCAATTTGAAAATCCTGTACCGTTATCTCGACCAGCAATTCAGAAAAAGCCGAATAGCAGCTGGGGACAACCAGCGCCCCAAAAGCCACAACAAACGATTGCTCTGGACGATGATGAATTTGGCAAATTCTGA
- the malQ gene encoding 4-alpha-glucanotransferase produces the protein MLTQRQSGVLLHPTSLPGEQAIGSLGPEAYRFVDSLVAAGQSTWQLLPLGPIGYGNCPYSNFSAFAGNPLLINLNLLTEAGDLRKSDLPPPFPSVDIADFSAASRLQRPVLQLAHKNFTLRGSLSRKTSFELFCTNQRDWLDDYALFESLREHFQDQNWQQWPQSIRQRQPDAMHEWADKLQENISRQKYFQFVFFEQWLTLKQYANAKGIKIFGDLPIFVAEDSVDVWRNRELFYLDDEDRASLVAGVPPDYFSSTGQRWGNPLYRWEKMSEDNFSWWLKRFRWNLELFDLLRIDHFRGFSSCWAIPAAETTAENGSWIDIPGKQLFKLLQQEFGSTLPLIAEDLGILTPDVIKLRDQFGFPGMIILQFAFDSDMDNPYLPANIDANAVIYPGTHDNNTTLGWWQGLDEAAQQRVRDFLQNPCDKMPWTLIETALSSTALLAIIPLQDILSLPESSRMNIPGTATGNWQWRYNSEALSADIIKRLKDMSHLYGRNLCIPAEMQPEQ, from the coding sequence ATGCTTACGCAACGCCAGAGCGGGGTCTTACTCCACCCGACATCACTTCCAGGAGAACAGGCCATAGGCTCACTTGGCCCAGAAGCTTATCGTTTTGTTGACTCTCTCGTAGCGGCAGGACAATCAACCTGGCAGTTGCTGCCTCTGGGCCCAATCGGCTACGGCAACTGTCCCTATAGCAATTTTTCAGCTTTTGCCGGCAATCCTTTACTGATCAATCTCAATTTACTGACTGAAGCCGGCGATTTACGCAAGTCTGATCTACCTCCCCCTTTTCCATCAGTCGATATTGCTGATTTTTCCGCTGCGTCTCGCTTGCAGCGACCCGTTCTGCAATTGGCACATAAGAATTTCACCCTGCGCGGGTCTCTCTCCCGGAAAACCAGCTTTGAACTGTTCTGTACCAATCAGCGTGATTGGCTTGATGATTATGCTTTGTTTGAATCTTTACGTGAACATTTCCAGGACCAGAACTGGCAACAATGGCCTCAGAGCATCAGACAGAGACAGCCCGATGCCATGCACGAATGGGCGGACAAACTTCAGGAAAACATCAGCCGGCAAAAATATTTTCAATTTGTTTTTTTTGAGCAATGGCTGACATTAAAGCAGTACGCCAACGCTAAAGGAATCAAAATTTTTGGAGATTTACCCATTTTTGTTGCTGAAGACTCTGTTGATGTCTGGAGGAACCGTGAACTGTTTTATCTGGATGATGAAGATCGGGCTTCATTGGTTGCTGGAGTTCCACCCGACTACTTCAGCAGTACGGGTCAGCGCTGGGGAAACCCACTTTATCGCTGGGAAAAGATGTCAGAAGACAACTTTTCATGGTGGCTAAAACGGTTTCGTTGGAATCTGGAGCTGTTCGACCTGTTACGCATCGATCACTTTCGCGGTTTTTCCTCTTGCTGGGCCATTCCAGCAGCTGAAACAACAGCTGAAAACGGTTCCTGGATCGACATCCCCGGCAAGCAATTATTTAAGCTATTACAGCAAGAATTCGGGAGCACATTGCCGCTTATTGCAGAAGACCTCGGAATTCTCACACCGGATGTGATAAAATTGAGAGATCAATTTGGCTTTCCAGGGATGATAATTCTCCAGTTTGCTTTTGATTCTGATATGGACAACCCTTATTTGCCGGCAAATATCGACGCAAACGCCGTCATCTACCCTGGGACCCATGATAATAACACCACCCTTGGCTGGTGGCAGGGCCTTGATGAAGCAGCCCAGCAACGGGTCCGTGATTTTCTCCAGAACCCCTGTGATAAAATGCCATGGACACTGATTGAAACAGCTCTATCAAGCACAGCTCTCCTGGCTATCATTCCCCTGCAGGATATTCTTTCCCTTCCAGAATCAAGTCGTATGAATATCCCGGGAACAGCAACAGGAAACTGGCAATGGCGTTACAACTCCGAGGCGCTCTCCGCAGACATCATCAAGCGCCTAAAAGATATGTCCCATTTGTACGGACGCAATCTGTGCATTCCCGCAGAAATGCAGCCTGAGCAGTAA
- the yedF gene encoding sulfurtransferase-like selenium metabolism protein YedF: MIKLDYSQHQCPYPVVETRKQILANPGQALEVLVGDQAGRDNVSRLAEKMNYQASAEAVGTNFRLKLTPAEGETETTTPSETESAVGVSGKTVIYCGSNRMGNGDDEFGRVLMRNFLTTLLEMDPLPDIILFVNSGIDLTTEGSDVLEALQTLVSRGVDIASCGLCLDFYQKKDQLQVGRTTNMFEMVEVQCQAGRLICP, encoded by the coding sequence ATGATTAAACTTGACTACAGCCAACATCAATGCCCTTATCCGGTTGTTGAGACTCGTAAACAGATCCTTGCCAATCCAGGACAAGCTCTGGAAGTTCTGGTCGGCGATCAGGCCGGTCGAGACAATGTCTCCCGCCTGGCTGAAAAAATGAACTACCAGGCGTCTGCTGAAGCTGTGGGGACCAATTTCCGACTCAAATTAACACCTGCCGAGGGGGAAACTGAAACAACAACACCGAGTGAAACAGAATCTGCAGTCGGAGTTTCAGGAAAAACGGTTATTTATTGTGGTAGCAACAGGATGGGAAATGGTGACGATGAATTTGGCCGTGTCCTGATGCGAAATTTCCTGACAACGCTACTGGAAATGGATCCACTTCCTGATATCATTCTTTTCGTCAACAGTGGTATTGACCTCACCACAGAAGGCTCTGACGTTCTTGAAGCTCTACAAACACTGGTGTCCCGTGGTGTTGATATCGCCAGTTGTGGACTGTGCCTGGACTTCTATCAGAAAAAAGATCAGTTACAGGTCGGTCGAACAACCAACATGTTTGAGATGGTCGAAGTTCAATGTCAAGCAGGACGGCTTATCTGCCCATAA
- a CDS encoding cytochrome c — MNWKAFLMIGLILTAFTATSALAVEGGNARKGKHLFKKSCKSCHGSGGEGGELTPMSKTMSQWDRFFKKKTEDHPGDVFKTISDKDKKDINQFLHDSAADSPAPATCG; from the coding sequence ATGAACTGGAAAGCTTTTTTGATGATTGGATTAATTTTGACTGCATTCACTGCAACAAGTGCTTTAGCTGTCGAAGGTGGCAACGCACGAAAAGGGAAGCACCTCTTTAAAAAGAGCTGTAAGAGCTGTCATGGCTCTGGTGGTGAAGGCGGTGAATTGACCCCAATGTCAAAGACCATGTCACAGTGGGATCGCTTTTTCAAAAAGAAAACAGAAGATCATCCCGGTGATGTTTTTAAAACAATTTCAGACAAAGATAAGAAAGATATCAATCAGTTTTTGCATGACAGCGCTGCTGATTCACCAGCTCCTGCTACGTGTGGCTAA